In Micropterus dolomieu isolate WLL.071019.BEF.003 ecotype Adirondacks linkage group LG09, ASM2129224v1, whole genome shotgun sequence, the DNA window CAGAATATTCCCACCCTGAGATAAATACTTTCCACTGCTGGTGTCTGTTGCTGCTCTGTAggctgctggaggaggaagCTGGGGGGATTACCAGATTACCAGGGAGTTCCCCTCCTCCCTTCCACGCTGTGTAGCTGTTGAGGAACTGTTACTCCACTGGAAACTTTCTCACTACATCGTAACAACTAATAGTACAGAGCCAGCTAATAAAGGCAAGTCATGGTATCTTATGTAATACCAAGGCTAAAATTATCCACTGTCACTGATGATGAAATCACAGGAGCGCTCTTTGGCATTCTACTTGAAACCAGTGCCAGACCTCTCCATTGTCATTTCATGAGTAAGTAAATACCAGCTGTCAGGGCCATCATTAAGGATTCCTTTCGTTTGATTTGGATGTTTTTAATATTCACCAAGttaatcaaaataaatgaaaataaaggttTTATAACAGAAGCATGCTGTACGTAGACTTTCATTGGAGAGAGAATAATAAACTGGGGGTTATTACTCAACACCATTTTTAGCCACCTCAGCACAGAATTTCTAATTTGGGCACAGGGTAGAGCTGACGTGGGATGAGTTAGAGGAATGAGTGAGCGAGCAGAACCACCACAACTGACTGTGATAGGCTGGAGAGACCTGTCAGTTAAACCAACATGCTTCTGATGTCACATCATTTTgagctgttttttgttgtttgctgttgTCAGTCTGCCAGTAATATCGCCCACCATTACAGGCCATTTTTGCCCTGTAAACTTTCCTCATCCCCCCGACCTTCACACTCACATGCAATCCTGCTCCCAAATCCCTCCCCAACTGCCCACTATACATACATTTTCATGTATGTAGACATGAGCATTTCATTAAGGCAGTTGCatcttgattcattttaagcaATGCAAATGACCAACATTCTGGTGATTTATGAAGACTAAAAGCATCTCTGCAGCAGTCAAAGCTCCATCCAGAGGGTTCACCAATGTTTTTGTTCGTCCCTTAGGTACACAGCATCACAATTCAtgcgtgcttgtaaaatatgctCTAATATGTGTTTATGATAATCACATCACAAAATGCTGTGGTATCTAATCATGCAGGAAGTTTTGGTTTCTAATGAAGCTGGGGGTGCTACTACATTGCATTGGACTGGTGGCAGAAATCTCATAGAGACAAATATCTCAGAACCTTGCAGATAACATCCATCCAAACTATCTGTCTCACATGACAGCATTGGGTCGAATTTTGGAGAAGTGACACAGCAAACAGTGTGAtttttagtgtgtgtatgttacaACCAGGTTCTTCCATAGTGCACTAGAAGCAGTAGAACACTGTTTTTTTTGCCTTGTAGTTGACAAATTAACCACAAGGCTGCAACTTCCTCCCCACCAGCATCAGGTGATTCTTTCTTCCAGCTGTCAATCAATAATTTGCCCTGTTAGGCATAGGAAagtttgttttgatattttctattcaattcaattcaattcaattcaattttatttatatagcgccaaatcacaacaacagttatctcacagcgcttttcataaaagagcaggtctagaccgtactctatgatagtatttacagaagcccaacagttcccaccaagagcagcactaggcgacagaggcaaggaaaaactttccTTTTTCTAGTTCCACATCCAAGTTcaaatacaataaacacagcccttgcagaaaaaatatgtttcaaAGTCATTGTTTattcaaacatttttacagcaCCACAGGCACCATGGCATTATTTGCAAATGTCAATAAAAAGTTACAGTGATAAACAAATGATTAAAGTGagtcaataaatattttcataaattatatataaaatccAGCACAAATACGGTTTAGGACATTCTTTAGAAGAACACATGgcaaaatacacagaaataaataaaaacataaataaataattcaataagttaaatataataaatatgataATGTTACGTTTTATAAATACATATTCTTTAGAATCCTTTCTGTCGGCCTGTAGTGACTCAATAAATATGCAGCAGTTATAGTACATTCATGTCAAAGACAGTGATTGAACATTGCAGTACAGCAAAAGGTACTGACACTAAGGCTATGTActaataatacattacattacagataGATATATCTACGATAATACATTACAGGGGGCTCTTTTGGTTATTGCTCCCATTAACATAACTCGATTTACTTGCAAACTTTGAATTTGATTCTCATTAGACTTGAATCAATTCAAGTTTGGGCGTAAAGTCTACACTGAAAGTTGCATTGACTGTTTAGTGAGGTGTAAAACTTCTGTTCACCCAACATTCCACTGTGTGAGTGAGTTCAGAGGGACTGAGGTGCATTCACATCTTCACCTATTGCCCTCAGTCACCTGTCCTCATAAGGCAAATGCACCAAAGAAAGTTTCTCCCTGAGCATCCTCCAGGTTGGGCAGCATCTtctcctccatcactgtctTCAGTTTGTCCCCGTTTTTCAGGTTGAACACAGCTCCCATGTACACGGCCGTGAACCAGCTCTCCCCTTGATTTGAATTGCTGCTGGTTGCCTTTTGGCAGGCGGTGCGGACAGAGTGCAGGATGGTCTGGTACGACTTGTTGTCGTCGTCACCATACGAGGTGGACCAGCGCTGAACAGTATGGCTCAGGTGGACCATGGATGAAGTGGTGGTGTCATCATCGTCACTGCTGCTGCACCTGACCCTGAAGGACGCTTGGCTGTAAATGAAGTAGAGGCCGTCTTGAGGAATCACTATTTCATTGTCAATGAGTTGCAG includes these proteins:
- the tnfa gene encoding tumor necrosis factor a (TNF superfamily, member 2) — encoded protein: MEGECKVVLDAAVDIEARKQTTASVKPSSKLTTALLAFTLCLAAAAAVLVFNSHTKGSGQDEDNNDHRHTLRQISNRRAAIHLQGEYNPKRKTSVEWQNQVDQSHFQGGLQLIDNEIVIPQDGLYFIYSQASFRVRCSSSDDDDTTTSSMVHLSHTVQRWSTSYGDDDNKSYQTILHSVRTACQKATSSNSNQGESWFTAVYMGAVFNLKNGDKLKTVMEEKMLPNLEDAQGETFFGAFAL